In one Macaca nemestrina isolate mMacNem1 chromosome 2, mMacNem.hap1, whole genome shotgun sequence genomic region, the following are encoded:
- the LOC105480308 gene encoding zinc finger protein 445 isoform X1: protein MPPGRWHAVYPAQAQSSRERGRLQTIKKEEEDESYTPVQAARPQTLNRPGQELFRQLFRQLRYHESSGPLETLSRLRELCRWWLRPDVLSKAQILELLVLEQFLSILPGELRVWVQLHNPESGEEAVALLEELQRDLDGTSWRDPGPAQSPDVHWMGTGALRSAQIWSLASPLRSSSALGDHLEPPYEIEARDFLAGQSDTPAAQMPALFQREGCPGDQVTPPRSLTAQLQTMTFKDVEVTFSQDEWGWLDSAQRNLYRDVMLENYRNMAFLVGPFTKPALISWLEAREPWGLNLQAAQPKGNAGVAPTGDDLQIKTNKFILDQEPLEEAETLAVSSGCPATSVSEGIGLRESFQQKSRQKNQCENPIQVTVKKEETNFSHRTGKDSEVSGSNSLDLKHVTYLRVSGRKESLKHGCGKHFRMSSHHYDYKKYGKGLRHMIGGFSLHQRIHTGLKGNKKDVCGKDFSLSSHHQHGQSLHTVGVSFKCSDCGRTFSHSSHLAYHQRLHTQEKAFKCRVCGKAFRWSSNCARHEKIHTGVKPYKCDLCEKAFRRLSAYRLHRETHAKKKFLELNQYRAALTYSSGFDHHLGDQSGEKLFDCSQCRKSFHCKSYVLEHQRIHTQEKPYKCTKCRKTFRWRSNFTRHMRLHEEEKFYKQGECHEGFRQSPECSQPQGAPAVEKTFLCQQCGKTFTRKKTLVDHQRIHTGEKPYQCSDCGKDFAYRSAFIVHKKKHAMKRKPEGGASFSQDRVFQVPQSSHSREEPYKCSQCGKAFRNHSFLLIHQRVHTGEKPYKCRECGKAFRWSSNLYRHQRIHSLQKQYDCHESEKTPSVEPKILTGEKRFWCQECGKTFTRKRTLLDHKGIHSGEKRYKCNLCGKSYDRNYRLVNHQRIHSTERPFKCQWCGKEFIGRHTLSSHQRKHTRAAQAERSPPARSSSQDTKLRLQKLKPSEEMPLEDCKEACNQSSRLTGLQDITIGKKCHKCSICGKTFNKSSQLISHKRFHTRERPFKCTKCGKTFRWSSNLARHMKNHIRD, encoded by the exons ATGCCTCCAGGCAGGTGGCATGCTGTCTATCCAGCCCAGGCCCAGTCTTCGAGGGAGCGAGGGCGGCTTCAGAcaataaagaaggaagaagaggatgaaAGCTATACTCCAGTGCAGGCTGCCAGGCCACAGACGCTCAACCGCCCTGGCCAGGAGCTGTTCCGCCAGCTCTTCAGACAGCTTCGCTACCATGAGTCTTCGGGGCCCCTAGAAACTCTGAGCCGGCTCCGGGAACTCTGTCGCTGGTGGCTGAGGCCTGACGTTCTCTCCAAGGCACAGATCCTAGAGCTGCTGGTGCTGGAACAGTTTCTGAGCATCCTGCCTGGGGAGCTCCGGGTTTGGGTGCAGCTCCATAATCCTGAGAGTGGCGAAGAGGCCGTGGCCTTGCTGGAGGAGCTGCAGAGGGACCTTGATGGGACATCATGGAGG GACCCGGGCCCTGCCCAGAGCCCAGATGTGCATTGGATGGGTACAGGAGCCCTGCGATCTGCACAGATATGGTCCCTTGCTTCACCTCTCAGGAGCAGCTCTGCTCTGGGGGACCACCTGGAGCCTCCCTATGAAATAGAAGCACGTGACTTCCTGGCTGGGCAATCCG ATACTCCTGCTGCCCAGATGCCTGCCCTTTTCCAGAGAGAGGGGTGCCCAGGAGACCAGGTAACACCACCCAGGTCCCTGACAGCCCAGCTTCAG ACTATGACTTTCAAGGATGTGGAGGTGACCTTCTCCCAGGACGAGTGGGGGTGGCTGGACTCTGCTCAGAGAAACCTGTACAGGGATGTGATGCTGGAGAATTATAGGAACATGGCTTTCCTGG TGGGACCATTCACCAAACCTGCTCTGATCTCCTGGTTGGAAGCAAGGGAGCCATGGGGCCTGAATTTGCAGGCAGCTCAGCCTAAGGGGAATGCAGGTGTTGCCCCTACAG gAGATGACCTccagattaaaacaaacaaattcatCTTAGATCAGGAACCTTTGGAAGAAGCAGAAACCTTAGCTGTGTCATCAGGATGTCCTGCGACAAGTGTTTCTGAGGGAATTGGGCTCAGAGAATCTTTTCAACAGAAGAGCAGGCAAAAGAATCAATGTGAAAACCCCATACAAGTAACAGTTAAAAAAGAAGAGACCAATTTCAGTCACAGGACAGGAAAAGACTCTGAAGTATCAGGAAGTAATAGTCTTGACTTAAAACATGTTACATATTTGAGAGTTTCTGGAAGAAAGGAATCCCTTAAACATGGCTGTGGCAAACACTTCAGAATGAGTTCACACCACTATGACTACAAGAAATATGGGAAGGGGCTCAGACACATGATTGGCGGCTTCAGCctacatcagagaattcatactggactGAAAGGGAATAAAAAGGACGTGTGTGGAAAAGACTTCAGCCTTAGCTCTCATCACCAGCACGGGCAGAGTCTTCACACGGTGGGAGTGTCATTTAAGTGCAGTGACTGTGGAAGGACTTTCAGTCATAGCTCCCATCTTGCATATCATCAGAGACTTCACACTCAAGAGAAGGCATTTAAATGTAGGGTGTGTGGGAAAGCCTTCCGGTGGAGTTCCAACTGTGCACGGCATGAGAAAATTCACACTGGAGTGAAGCCCTATAAATGCGATTTATGTGAGAAAGCTTTCCGACGTCTGTCAGCCTACCGTCTGCACCGAGAAACCCATGCTAAGAAGAAATTTCTTGAATTGAATCAGTATAGGGCAGCTCTCACCTACAGCTCAGGGTTTGATCATcatttgggagaccaaagtggagAGAAACTCTTTGACTGCAGCCAGTGCAGGAAGTCCTTCCACTGTAAGTCATATGTTCTTGAACATCAAAGGATTCACACCCAggagaaaccctataaatgtaccAAATGCAGGAAAACCTTTAGGTGGAGATCAAACTTTACTCGTCATATGAGGTTGCATGAGGAGGAAAAATTCTACAAACAAGGTGAATGTCATGAGGGCTTCAGGCAGTCTCCTGAGTGCAGTCAGCCCCAGGGTGCCCCCGCTgtggagaaaacatttttgtgtCAGCAGTGTGGGAAAACTTTTACTAGAAAGAAAACTCTCGTTGACCACCAGAGAATTCACACAGGTGAGAAACCATACCAGTGTAGCGATTGTGGGAAGGACTTTGCCTATAGGTCAGCCTTTATTGTTCATAAGAAGAAGCATGCCATGAAAAGAAAACCTGAGGGCGGGGCATCTTTTAGTCAGGACAGAGTGTTCCAGGTTCCTCAGAGCAGTCACTCCAGAGAGGAGCCCTACAAATGCAGCCAGTGTGGCAAGGCCTTCCGCAATCACTCCTTCCTCCTCATCCATCAGagagttcacactggagagaagccgTATAAGTGTAGggagtgtgggaaagccttcagatGGAGTTCCAATCTCTACCGACATCAGAGGATTCACTCTCTTCAAAAACAGTATGATTGCCATGAAAGTGAAAAGACTCCAAGTGTGGAGCCGAAAATCCTCACTGGTGAGAAACGTTTTTGGTGTCAAGAATGTGGGAAAACCTTTACACGTAAAAGAACCCTTTTAGATCATAAGGGAATACACAGTGGAGAGAAGCGCTATAAATGTAATCTGTGTGGGAAATCTTACGATAGAAACTATCGCCTTGTTAACCATCAGAGGATCCACTCTACAGAGAGACCTTTCAAATGTCAGTGGTGTGGGAAAGAGTTCATTGGGAGACATACCCTTTCCAGTCACCAGAGGAAACATACCAGAGCAGCACAGGCTGAACGTAGCCCACCTGCGCGGTCTTCCTCTCAGGACACAAAGTTGAGATTACAGAAGCTAAAACCAAGTGAGGAGATGCCCCTCGAAGACTGCAAAGAAGCTTGCAACCAGAGCTCCAGGCTCACTGGACTCCAGGACATAACCATTGGGAAAAAGTGCCACAAATGCAGCATATGTGGGAAAACTTTCAACAAGAGTTCACAACTCATTAGCCACAAGAGATTTCATACTCGAGAGAGGCCGTTCAAATGCACCAAGTGTGGGAAGACCTTCAGGTGGTCTTCGAACCTGGCTCGGCATATGAAAAACCATATTAGAGATTAG
- the LOC105480308 gene encoding zinc finger protein 445 isoform X2, translating to MPPGRWHAVYPAQAQSSRERGRLQTIKKEEEDESYTPVQAARPQTLNRPGQELFRQLFRQLRYHESSGPLETLSRLRELCRWWLRPDVLSKAQILELLVLEQFLSILPGELRVWVQLHNPESGEEAVALLEELQRDLDGTSWRDPGPAQSPDVHWMGTGALRSAQIWSLASPLRSSSALGDHLEPPYEIEARDFLAGQSDTPAAQMPALFQREGCPGDQTMTFKDVEVTFSQDEWGWLDSAQRNLYRDVMLENYRNMAFLVGPFTKPALISWLEAREPWGLNLQAAQPKGNAGVAPTGDDLQIKTNKFILDQEPLEEAETLAVSSGCPATSVSEGIGLRESFQQKSRQKNQCENPIQVTVKKEETNFSHRTGKDSEVSGSNSLDLKHVTYLRVSGRKESLKHGCGKHFRMSSHHYDYKKYGKGLRHMIGGFSLHQRIHTGLKGNKKDVCGKDFSLSSHHQHGQSLHTVGVSFKCSDCGRTFSHSSHLAYHQRLHTQEKAFKCRVCGKAFRWSSNCARHEKIHTGVKPYKCDLCEKAFRRLSAYRLHRETHAKKKFLELNQYRAALTYSSGFDHHLGDQSGEKLFDCSQCRKSFHCKSYVLEHQRIHTQEKPYKCTKCRKTFRWRSNFTRHMRLHEEEKFYKQGECHEGFRQSPECSQPQGAPAVEKTFLCQQCGKTFTRKKTLVDHQRIHTGEKPYQCSDCGKDFAYRSAFIVHKKKHAMKRKPEGGASFSQDRVFQVPQSSHSREEPYKCSQCGKAFRNHSFLLIHQRVHTGEKPYKCRECGKAFRWSSNLYRHQRIHSLQKQYDCHESEKTPSVEPKILTGEKRFWCQECGKTFTRKRTLLDHKGIHSGEKRYKCNLCGKSYDRNYRLVNHQRIHSTERPFKCQWCGKEFIGRHTLSSHQRKHTRAAQAERSPPARSSSQDTKLRLQKLKPSEEMPLEDCKEACNQSSRLTGLQDITIGKKCHKCSICGKTFNKSSQLISHKRFHTRERPFKCTKCGKTFRWSSNLARHMKNHIRD from the exons ATGCCTCCAGGCAGGTGGCATGCTGTCTATCCAGCCCAGGCCCAGTCTTCGAGGGAGCGAGGGCGGCTTCAGAcaataaagaaggaagaagaggatgaaAGCTATACTCCAGTGCAGGCTGCCAGGCCACAGACGCTCAACCGCCCTGGCCAGGAGCTGTTCCGCCAGCTCTTCAGACAGCTTCGCTACCATGAGTCTTCGGGGCCCCTAGAAACTCTGAGCCGGCTCCGGGAACTCTGTCGCTGGTGGCTGAGGCCTGACGTTCTCTCCAAGGCACAGATCCTAGAGCTGCTGGTGCTGGAACAGTTTCTGAGCATCCTGCCTGGGGAGCTCCGGGTTTGGGTGCAGCTCCATAATCCTGAGAGTGGCGAAGAGGCCGTGGCCTTGCTGGAGGAGCTGCAGAGGGACCTTGATGGGACATCATGGAGG GACCCGGGCCCTGCCCAGAGCCCAGATGTGCATTGGATGGGTACAGGAGCCCTGCGATCTGCACAGATATGGTCCCTTGCTTCACCTCTCAGGAGCAGCTCTGCTCTGGGGGACCACCTGGAGCCTCCCTATGAAATAGAAGCACGTGACTTCCTGGCTGGGCAATCCG ATACTCCTGCTGCCCAGATGCCTGCCCTTTTCCAGAGAGAGGGGTGCCCAGGAGACCAG ACTATGACTTTCAAGGATGTGGAGGTGACCTTCTCCCAGGACGAGTGGGGGTGGCTGGACTCTGCTCAGAGAAACCTGTACAGGGATGTGATGCTGGAGAATTATAGGAACATGGCTTTCCTGG TGGGACCATTCACCAAACCTGCTCTGATCTCCTGGTTGGAAGCAAGGGAGCCATGGGGCCTGAATTTGCAGGCAGCTCAGCCTAAGGGGAATGCAGGTGTTGCCCCTACAG gAGATGACCTccagattaaaacaaacaaattcatCTTAGATCAGGAACCTTTGGAAGAAGCAGAAACCTTAGCTGTGTCATCAGGATGTCCTGCGACAAGTGTTTCTGAGGGAATTGGGCTCAGAGAATCTTTTCAACAGAAGAGCAGGCAAAAGAATCAATGTGAAAACCCCATACAAGTAACAGTTAAAAAAGAAGAGACCAATTTCAGTCACAGGACAGGAAAAGACTCTGAAGTATCAGGAAGTAATAGTCTTGACTTAAAACATGTTACATATTTGAGAGTTTCTGGAAGAAAGGAATCCCTTAAACATGGCTGTGGCAAACACTTCAGAATGAGTTCACACCACTATGACTACAAGAAATATGGGAAGGGGCTCAGACACATGATTGGCGGCTTCAGCctacatcagagaattcatactggactGAAAGGGAATAAAAAGGACGTGTGTGGAAAAGACTTCAGCCTTAGCTCTCATCACCAGCACGGGCAGAGTCTTCACACGGTGGGAGTGTCATTTAAGTGCAGTGACTGTGGAAGGACTTTCAGTCATAGCTCCCATCTTGCATATCATCAGAGACTTCACACTCAAGAGAAGGCATTTAAATGTAGGGTGTGTGGGAAAGCCTTCCGGTGGAGTTCCAACTGTGCACGGCATGAGAAAATTCACACTGGAGTGAAGCCCTATAAATGCGATTTATGTGAGAAAGCTTTCCGACGTCTGTCAGCCTACCGTCTGCACCGAGAAACCCATGCTAAGAAGAAATTTCTTGAATTGAATCAGTATAGGGCAGCTCTCACCTACAGCTCAGGGTTTGATCATcatttgggagaccaaagtggagAGAAACTCTTTGACTGCAGCCAGTGCAGGAAGTCCTTCCACTGTAAGTCATATGTTCTTGAACATCAAAGGATTCACACCCAggagaaaccctataaatgtaccAAATGCAGGAAAACCTTTAGGTGGAGATCAAACTTTACTCGTCATATGAGGTTGCATGAGGAGGAAAAATTCTACAAACAAGGTGAATGTCATGAGGGCTTCAGGCAGTCTCCTGAGTGCAGTCAGCCCCAGGGTGCCCCCGCTgtggagaaaacatttttgtgtCAGCAGTGTGGGAAAACTTTTACTAGAAAGAAAACTCTCGTTGACCACCAGAGAATTCACACAGGTGAGAAACCATACCAGTGTAGCGATTGTGGGAAGGACTTTGCCTATAGGTCAGCCTTTATTGTTCATAAGAAGAAGCATGCCATGAAAAGAAAACCTGAGGGCGGGGCATCTTTTAGTCAGGACAGAGTGTTCCAGGTTCCTCAGAGCAGTCACTCCAGAGAGGAGCCCTACAAATGCAGCCAGTGTGGCAAGGCCTTCCGCAATCACTCCTTCCTCCTCATCCATCAGagagttcacactggagagaagccgTATAAGTGTAGggagtgtgggaaagccttcagatGGAGTTCCAATCTCTACCGACATCAGAGGATTCACTCTCTTCAAAAACAGTATGATTGCCATGAAAGTGAAAAGACTCCAAGTGTGGAGCCGAAAATCCTCACTGGTGAGAAACGTTTTTGGTGTCAAGAATGTGGGAAAACCTTTACACGTAAAAGAACCCTTTTAGATCATAAGGGAATACACAGTGGAGAGAAGCGCTATAAATGTAATCTGTGTGGGAAATCTTACGATAGAAACTATCGCCTTGTTAACCATCAGAGGATCCACTCTACAGAGAGACCTTTCAAATGTCAGTGGTGTGGGAAAGAGTTCATTGGGAGACATACCCTTTCCAGTCACCAGAGGAAACATACCAGAGCAGCACAGGCTGAACGTAGCCCACCTGCGCGGTCTTCCTCTCAGGACACAAAGTTGAGATTACAGAAGCTAAAACCAAGTGAGGAGATGCCCCTCGAAGACTGCAAAGAAGCTTGCAACCAGAGCTCCAGGCTCACTGGACTCCAGGACATAACCATTGGGAAAAAGTGCCACAAATGCAGCATATGTGGGAAAACTTTCAACAAGAGTTCACAACTCATTAGCCACAAGAGATTTCATACTCGAGAGAGGCCGTTCAAATGCACCAAGTGTGGGAAGACCTTCAGGTGGTCTTCGAACCTGGCTCGGCATATGAAAAACCATATTAGAGATTAG
- the LOC105480308 gene encoding zinc finger protein 445 isoform X3, producing the protein MEDTPAAQMPALFQREGCPGDQVTPPRSLTAQLQTMTFKDVEVTFSQDEWGWLDSAQRNLYRDVMLENYRNMAFLVGPFTKPALISWLEAREPWGLNLQAAQPKGNAGVAPTGDDLQIKTNKFILDQEPLEEAETLAVSSGCPATSVSEGIGLRESFQQKSRQKNQCENPIQVTVKKEETNFSHRTGKDSEVSGSNSLDLKHVTYLRVSGRKESLKHGCGKHFRMSSHHYDYKKYGKGLRHMIGGFSLHQRIHTGLKGNKKDVCGKDFSLSSHHQHGQSLHTVGVSFKCSDCGRTFSHSSHLAYHQRLHTQEKAFKCRVCGKAFRWSSNCARHEKIHTGVKPYKCDLCEKAFRRLSAYRLHRETHAKKKFLELNQYRAALTYSSGFDHHLGDQSGEKLFDCSQCRKSFHCKSYVLEHQRIHTQEKPYKCTKCRKTFRWRSNFTRHMRLHEEEKFYKQGECHEGFRQSPECSQPQGAPAVEKTFLCQQCGKTFTRKKTLVDHQRIHTGEKPYQCSDCGKDFAYRSAFIVHKKKHAMKRKPEGGASFSQDRVFQVPQSSHSREEPYKCSQCGKAFRNHSFLLIHQRVHTGEKPYKCRECGKAFRWSSNLYRHQRIHSLQKQYDCHESEKTPSVEPKILTGEKRFWCQECGKTFTRKRTLLDHKGIHSGEKRYKCNLCGKSYDRNYRLVNHQRIHSTERPFKCQWCGKEFIGRHTLSSHQRKHTRAAQAERSPPARSSSQDTKLRLQKLKPSEEMPLEDCKEACNQSSRLTGLQDITIGKKCHKCSICGKTFNKSSQLISHKRFHTRERPFKCTKCGKTFRWSSNLARHMKNHIRD; encoded by the exons ATGGAGG ATACTCCTGCTGCCCAGATGCCTGCCCTTTTCCAGAGAGAGGGGTGCCCAGGAGACCAGGTAACACCACCCAGGTCCCTGACAGCCCAGCTTCAG ACTATGACTTTCAAGGATGTGGAGGTGACCTTCTCCCAGGACGAGTGGGGGTGGCTGGACTCTGCTCAGAGAAACCTGTACAGGGATGTGATGCTGGAGAATTATAGGAACATGGCTTTCCTGG TGGGACCATTCACCAAACCTGCTCTGATCTCCTGGTTGGAAGCAAGGGAGCCATGGGGCCTGAATTTGCAGGCAGCTCAGCCTAAGGGGAATGCAGGTGTTGCCCCTACAG gAGATGACCTccagattaaaacaaacaaattcatCTTAGATCAGGAACCTTTGGAAGAAGCAGAAACCTTAGCTGTGTCATCAGGATGTCCTGCGACAAGTGTTTCTGAGGGAATTGGGCTCAGAGAATCTTTTCAACAGAAGAGCAGGCAAAAGAATCAATGTGAAAACCCCATACAAGTAACAGTTAAAAAAGAAGAGACCAATTTCAGTCACAGGACAGGAAAAGACTCTGAAGTATCAGGAAGTAATAGTCTTGACTTAAAACATGTTACATATTTGAGAGTTTCTGGAAGAAAGGAATCCCTTAAACATGGCTGTGGCAAACACTTCAGAATGAGTTCACACCACTATGACTACAAGAAATATGGGAAGGGGCTCAGACACATGATTGGCGGCTTCAGCctacatcagagaattcatactggactGAAAGGGAATAAAAAGGACGTGTGTGGAAAAGACTTCAGCCTTAGCTCTCATCACCAGCACGGGCAGAGTCTTCACACGGTGGGAGTGTCATTTAAGTGCAGTGACTGTGGAAGGACTTTCAGTCATAGCTCCCATCTTGCATATCATCAGAGACTTCACACTCAAGAGAAGGCATTTAAATGTAGGGTGTGTGGGAAAGCCTTCCGGTGGAGTTCCAACTGTGCACGGCATGAGAAAATTCACACTGGAGTGAAGCCCTATAAATGCGATTTATGTGAGAAAGCTTTCCGACGTCTGTCAGCCTACCGTCTGCACCGAGAAACCCATGCTAAGAAGAAATTTCTTGAATTGAATCAGTATAGGGCAGCTCTCACCTACAGCTCAGGGTTTGATCATcatttgggagaccaaagtggagAGAAACTCTTTGACTGCAGCCAGTGCAGGAAGTCCTTCCACTGTAAGTCATATGTTCTTGAACATCAAAGGATTCACACCCAggagaaaccctataaatgtaccAAATGCAGGAAAACCTTTAGGTGGAGATCAAACTTTACTCGTCATATGAGGTTGCATGAGGAGGAAAAATTCTACAAACAAGGTGAATGTCATGAGGGCTTCAGGCAGTCTCCTGAGTGCAGTCAGCCCCAGGGTGCCCCCGCTgtggagaaaacatttttgtgtCAGCAGTGTGGGAAAACTTTTACTAGAAAGAAAACTCTCGTTGACCACCAGAGAATTCACACAGGTGAGAAACCATACCAGTGTAGCGATTGTGGGAAGGACTTTGCCTATAGGTCAGCCTTTATTGTTCATAAGAAGAAGCATGCCATGAAAAGAAAACCTGAGGGCGGGGCATCTTTTAGTCAGGACAGAGTGTTCCAGGTTCCTCAGAGCAGTCACTCCAGAGAGGAGCCCTACAAATGCAGCCAGTGTGGCAAGGCCTTCCGCAATCACTCCTTCCTCCTCATCCATCAGagagttcacactggagagaagccgTATAAGTGTAGggagtgtgggaaagccttcagatGGAGTTCCAATCTCTACCGACATCAGAGGATTCACTCTCTTCAAAAACAGTATGATTGCCATGAAAGTGAAAAGACTCCAAGTGTGGAGCCGAAAATCCTCACTGGTGAGAAACGTTTTTGGTGTCAAGAATGTGGGAAAACCTTTACACGTAAAAGAACCCTTTTAGATCATAAGGGAATACACAGTGGAGAGAAGCGCTATAAATGTAATCTGTGTGGGAAATCTTACGATAGAAACTATCGCCTTGTTAACCATCAGAGGATCCACTCTACAGAGAGACCTTTCAAATGTCAGTGGTGTGGGAAAGAGTTCATTGGGAGACATACCCTTTCCAGTCACCAGAGGAAACATACCAGAGCAGCACAGGCTGAACGTAGCCCACCTGCGCGGTCTTCCTCTCAGGACACAAAGTTGAGATTACAGAAGCTAAAACCAAGTGAGGAGATGCCCCTCGAAGACTGCAAAGAAGCTTGCAACCAGAGCTCCAGGCTCACTGGACTCCAGGACATAACCATTGGGAAAAAGTGCCACAAATGCAGCATATGTGGGAAAACTTTCAACAAGAGTTCACAACTCATTAGCCACAAGAGATTTCATACTCGAGAGAGGCCGTTCAAATGCACCAAGTGTGGGAAGACCTTCAGGTGGTCTTCGAACCTGGCTCGGCATATGAAAAACCATATTAGAGATTAG